The candidate division KSB1 bacterium nucleotide sequence ACCAGGATTGAGGCTGTTCGTTACAGCCTGTCTTCTTCAATTCATAATTTGATTAAAAGTAAAATAGATGAGGGCTGGATCATTTACTGGGAGATGAGAAAATCAGCACCAAAAAGTTTTCTGACCGGAGGCACCCGGTTCACCTTTTTCAACACACAATCATTCGATGCCCGTCTCTACCAATTTGAACAGAGTGTCCCCGGTGTTCTTGCCAATAAGCTGCTATTCGGCCGCGGCGTTCGCTGGTACGTTTTCACTAAATTGAGGTTATCAAAAAATTTCATTTTTTCTGCTAAATATGCCAGCACCCGATATGAAGACCGGCAAACAATCGGTAGTGGCTTGGACACAATCTTTTCGCCTGTCCGGCATGATATTTCGCTTCAATTGGATGTGAAGTTTTGAAGTGGTTATCCGCTAAAAGGCGGATAAATAGATTTTACATATATTTATTAGATAAAATGTGGTTCGACTAATTATTTTTAAGTAAGTTGAAAATTGTATAAAGAAGATGTAAATTATCCTATATTATTTACAACTCGTATTCAAATTATACCAATTATTCAGATGACTTACTATTACCGATTGCTGCACGACAAACTAGTTTCTTCCTTGAGTCATAACAAAGTACGAATCATTTTTGGAGCAAGACAGGTCGGCAAAACCGTTCTGATGAATAACATCATTCCCAAAGATCACTTTGTATTGTATAACTTACAGGATACCTCACTACGGCGTCGTCTTGAAAAAGATCCCTCCATCTTCACGCGCGAGTTAACAGCGTTGCCCCTACAGCACACTCATATTTTTGTTGATGAAATCCAGAAAGTTCCCGCTTTGTTGGAAGAAATACAGTTCCTATACGACCAGGACAAAACCCGATTTCAATTCTTTTTAACTGGCAGTTCAGCGCGCAAGCTACGCGAGCATTCTGCGAATCTTTTGCCAGGCCGGTCTCACGTTTATCGTCTTTTTCCTGTCGCTTTAAGTGAAGAAGAAAACCGCAATTCCCGGATTAAAAGCATGAAAATTGGTGATGGTAGACACTTCCCACAAAAATCCTTGCATACAAGACTTATTTTAGGCAACCTTCCCGGTATTCGTGAAGAGCATCTTGAGAGTGCCCAGGAAACTCTCTCCGCTTATGTGGACAATTATATCGAAGAAGAAATCAGAATGGAAATGCTGGTACGCAATGCAGTCCCTTTTGATGTTTTTTTGCAACTTGCTGCACTCGAAAGTGGCAAACAAATCAACCTTACTAAAATGTCTCAAGCGAGTGGCATTTCGGTTTCGACGCTCAAGAACTACTATCAAGTTTTAATTGACACGTTTGTTGGGTACTGGATACACAGCTACAAAAAATCACCTCGAAAGCGCTTACTCACCACACCTGCATTTTACTTTTTTGATCTGGGAGTCCGAAACGCGGCTGCTGAGCTTTTGCTGAACGAAGCAATACTCGCCACAATTGGCGGACCCCTTCTACAACATCTCGTAGGTTTGGAATTGATTCAAAAAGCAGCTTAC carries:
- a CDS encoding ATP-binding protein, translated to MTYYYRLLHDKLVSSLSHNKVRIIFGARQVGKTVLMNNIIPKDHFVLYNLQDTSLRRRLEKDPSIFTRELTALPLQHTHIFVDEIQKVPALLEEIQFLYDQDKTRFQFFLTGSSARKLREHSANLLPGRSHVYRLFPVALSEEENRNSRIKSMKIGDGRHFPQKSLHTRLILGNLPGIREEHLESAQETLSAYVDNYIEEEIRMEMLVRNAVPFDVFLQLAALESGKQINLTKMSQASGISVSTLKNYYQVLIDTFVGYWIHSYKKSPRKRLLTTPAFYFFDLGVRNAAAELLLNEAILATIGGPLLQHLVGLELIQKAAYMGRGYNVSFWRLVSGTEVDFVFETPDEDIPIEVKWTDSPREIDARHIRKFIELNSERAKRGYVVCRVARAQQLGENVLAIPFEEL